The proteins below come from a single Larimichthys crocea isolate SSNF chromosome II, L_crocea_2.0, whole genome shotgun sequence genomic window:
- the tmem71 gene encoding transmembrane protein 71, protein MALFFSGAVTSSPVKRRLRANHGCQSLDVSLLSPDSSYVCYSSVDGGDPCSCRRSPRLLTNGYYSVTEDSFSWDDDGNVSLTPCKTNVSYKENLVRVFRRRRRPRSSLVRLLSDVTESCQSWLDEKVFRGMFGTGQTQNQNLDQDQDQEMDQDMSKIDQEGPTTLDESRWSGFNSTELDDSRGFTYDHTEIPPPPDKVAPPPKLLIQEEICSEICQSKERFTQSLGGLSEVPPPSPLYTNSCCQASPERTGLTMKTLLLFIFTVFIFTALCSGCLLWSATVTSTVFAMIATFMIMTKSGPMGEWRKAKTEDITSRNE, encoded by the exons atggCTCTGTTCTTCTCCGGAGCTGTTACAA GTTCGCCAGTTAAACGAAGGCTGCGGGCCAATCACGGCTGTCAGAG CCTCGACGTGTCCCTCCTGTCCCCTGACTCCTCGTACGTCTGTTACTCGTCTGTGGACGGCGGTGATCCGTGCTCCTGCCGCCGCTCGCCGCGCCTCCTCACCAACGGATACTACAGCGTCACAGAGGACAGCTTCTCCTGGGACGACGACGGCAACGTGTCGCTGACTCCCTGCAAGACCAACGTGTCCTACAAGGAGAACCTGGTCAG GGTTTTCCGGCGCAGGCGGCGACCTCGCAGCTCTCTGGTCCGCCTGCTGAGCGACGTGACGGAGAGCTGTCAGTCCTGGCTGGACGAGAAAGTCTTCAGAGGCATGTTTGGGACAGGACAGACCCAAAACCAGAATCTggaccaagaccaggaccaaGAAATGGACCAGGACATGAGCAAGATCGACCAGGAGGGCCCGACCACGCTGGACGAGTCACGCTGGTCTGGATTCAACAGCACCGAGCTGGACGACAGCCGAGGCTTCACTTACG atcACACCGAGATCCCGCCCCCTCCTGACAAAGTGGCCCCGCCCCCGAAGCTGCTCATCCAGGAGGAGATTTGTTCTGagatctgtcaatcaaaggAGCGGTTCACCCAGTCGCTGGGTGGCCTCTCTGAAGTCCCGCCTCCCTCACCTCTCTACACCAACAGCTGCTGCCAGGCGTCACCTGAGCGCACAG ggTTAACGATGAAGACTCTTCTCCTTTTCATCTTCACCGTCTTCATCTTCACTGCTCTGTGCTCAGG GTGTCTGCTGTGGAGCGCGACCGTCACATCGACCGTGTTCGCGATGATCGCGACATTCATGA TCATGACAAAGTCGGGTCCGATGGGCGAGTGGAGGAAGGCAAAGACGGAG GATATCACATCAAGAAATGAGTAA